Proteins encoded within one genomic window of Cyprinus carpio isolate SPL01 chromosome B22, ASM1834038v1, whole genome shotgun sequence:
- the LOC109047476 gene encoding uncharacterized protein LOC109047476 — MKKMSLKLVLFCLCLWRLVGVFGDEVESVSVIEGHKVTLNSGLTEMKDDDQIQWRFGNENTSLAEINKRADSMTVYDDVLDGRFRDRLKLDNQTGSLTIRDTRHEHAGHYELQTNSVRKCFKITVFDMKSVSVKEGESVTLNSGLTEIMDDDVIQWRFRSENTLIAEINKRADSVTVYDDVLDGRFRDRLKLDKQTGSLTITNTRITNFGVYELYSNYMKGIMFFLNVHSELNMN, encoded by the exons ATGAAGAAAATGTCTCTCAAattagttttgttctgtttgtgtttgtggcgtctggttg gtgtgtttggtgatgaagtggagtcagtgtcagtgatagaGGGACATAAGGTCACTCTAAACTCTGGTCTTACTGAAATGAAAGATGATGATCAGATTCAGTGGAGATTTGGAAATGAAAACACTTCACTAGCTGAAATCAATAAACGAGCTGACAGCAtgactgtatatgatgatgttcttgatgggagatttagagacagactgaagctggacaatcaaactggatctctgaccatcagagaCACCAGACATGAACATGCTGGACATTATGAACTACAGACCAACAGTGTGAGAAAGTGTTTCAAAATCACTGTATTTGATA tgaagtcagtgtcagtgaaggagggagagtCAGTCACTCTAAACTCTGGTCTTACTGAAATAATGGATGATGATGTGATTCAGTGGAGGTTTCGAAgtgaaaacactttaatagctgaaatcaataaaCGTGCCGACAGCGTGACTGtgtatgatgatgttcttgatgggagattcagagacagactgaagctggacaaacaaactggatctctgaccatcacaaataCCAGAATCACAAACTTTGGAGTTTATGAACTATATAGCAATTATATGAAGGGGATTATGTTCTTTCTCAATGTCCATAGTgagttaaatatgaattaa